Below is a genomic region from Citrobacter telavivensis.
TTTTCATTACCTCATTTGATGAAATTAACACGTTGCGCGAGGTCCTTTACCGGCACTACGGTGAATATCTGCCTGCCAGTTCCCTCGTTGAAGTCAGCCGTCTTTTTGCACCCGATCTCAGAATCGAAATTGAGACAGTGTTCGCACTCTGATTCAGGGTTTATGGCTGAACAGCATTCGTAGTCCTGGTCCGATCATGACGATACCGGTGAAACGTGTCTGCCAACTGGTATCGCCTCAAATATTGCAGGTATAATTCCACCTATCATTCACCAGACTCAGAAGCAAAGATGACGAAACTTACCTTACAAGAGCAGATGCTCAAAGCGGGTTTAGTAACCAGCAAAAAGATGGCGAAAGTCCAGAGAACGGCTAAAAAATCACGCGTGCAGGCTCGTGAGGCAAGAGAGGCGGTCGAAGAAAATAAAAAGGCGCAGCTTGAGCGTGACAAACAGCTCAGCGAGCAGCAAAAACAGGCGACGCTGGCGAAAGAGTTTAAAGCCCAGGTGAAGCAACTGATTGAAATGAACCGGATCACTGTCGCAAAAGGCGACATTGGCTTTAACTTCACCGATAACAATCTCATCAAAAAAATCGAAGTGGATAAGCTAACTCAGGCGCAGTTGATCAACGGACGTCTGGCCATTGCGCGTCTGGCTACCGATAACAGCGACGAGAGCGAATACGCGATTATCCCGGCCAGCGTCGCCGATAAAATTGCGCAGCGCGATGCAAACAGCATCGTATTACACAGCGCGCTGAGTCAGGAAGAGCAGGATGAAGACGATCCGTATGCTGATTTTAAAGTGCCTGATGATTTGATGTGGTAAGACGCATTCAGAACGGCGCGGGGTGATGAGCATTGATGTGCTCCCCGCTGACGGGGTGAACAAAGCGCAGTTCGCTGGCGTGAAGCATCAGACGCGAAGCCTGTTCTGTACCGGGCTGCAGGCGGCCGCCATACAGGTCGCAGCCCAGAATGGGGTGCCCCACTCGCTGGCAGTGAATGCGTAGCTGATGCGTGCGTCCGGTCTCCGGCGTGAGTTGGACCCGCGTCAACGGCATCATGGTCCCATCGGCCAGTTGCCGGACAACGCGCTCAACGACCTGATAGCGAGACCGCGCGGGTTTGCCCTTGAGCGGGCAAATCGTCATCCGCGGGAACAGGGCTGGATCTTTGGCAATCGGTGCGTCGATCGTCCCCTCGTCAGCGTCCAGATGTCCGCAGAGCAGCGCGCTGTAGACTTTACTGACGGTGCGCTGGCTGAACTGGTGGCAGAGGGCGGCATTGATCGCCTTATTACGCGCCACCACCATCAGTCCGGACGTACCGAAATCCAGGCGGTGAACCAGCGTGCAGCCAGGAAATTGCTGAACCAGTCGATAGTGTACCGAATCGAGATTTTGCGGATGCTTTCCTGAAAGACTGAGCAGCCCAGCGGGTTTGTTGATCAACACCAGGTGATCGTCCTGATAGAGCGTCTCTATCTCGTCGTCGCACGGTGGGGCAATAAAGGTATCAATAATCGTAGACATCAGGCTGCCCGGCGGGAAAGTGGGTGCGGATGATAACCCATTTTCTGCTGACCGGCGAATGACGGCGACTTCACTTTCCCTCGCATCCCTGAAATTTATCATCCAGACTTAACCCAAAGACGTGGTCTGCGCAGGCATTGTGCTTTACACTGCGCGCTGCAAAAAATTGAGTAGATTAACCAGACGGTAATGGCGATGAACGGAACAATCACAACGTGGTTTAAAGATAAAGGTTTTGGATTTATCAAAGATGAGAACGGCGATAACCGCTATTTTCATGTGATTAAGGTTGCCAACCCTGAGCTGATTAAGAAAGATGCGGCGGTAACCTTTGAGCCAACGACCAATAACAAAGGTCTTTCCGCGTATGCGGTGAAGGTCGTGCCGGACAGCAAATATATCTATATCGCGGGCGAGCGGCTAAAGCTCACCTCGATTAAGTCATTCGTGGTGTTCAGCGAAGAAGTCCCGGCCGATACGCCGATTGATAAAGAAAATGCGGTGCTCTCTGTTGGACTGCTGATGAGCAGCATCAGACCGAAAACCGCGGAAAAAGCGGGTGAAATGCGCACGGTGAAAAAACTGGCGATCACCACCTTCCAGGGCACGACGCTGATCTTCTCGGAAGATGAGATTGATATCGAGTCCACGGTCAAAATGCTCAAAGTTTGATTTCTGCGCTGCCTGTCGACAGCACAGCGCAGTCCACTATAAATGCATTAGCTGGCGGAACTCTTTTACCTTGCTGCGGCTTACGGGAATCTCAAATTCCAGATCCTTGAGCCGCAGAATATAAGTATTGTTAAACCACGGCTCAATCTCGCGGATCTTGTTCAGGTTGACGCAGAACGAGCGGTGGCAGCGGAAAAAATGCGAGGGTGGCAGTTTGTTGCAGAACTCGGTGATATTGATGGGCATCACGTACGACTCCCGCCGCGTATAGACAAACGTCATTTTCTCATGTGCTTCGGCGTAATAAATATCGTTGATCGGCGTGACGATAATCCGCTCATCTTTGATCAGGTTGATGGTGTCGTTTTCACGCGTAACCGGCCCAACCGCTGCGGCGCCGGACTGTTGCTGTTGCCAGGCTGTCTCCAGCTTTTGCAGCATCCCGACGATCCGTGATTCCTGATACGGCTTGAGAATATAGTCAAACGCTTCCAGCTCAAACGCTTCAACCGCATGTTCTTTCCACGCGGTAATAAACACAATAAACGGCTTATGGGCGAACTGACTGATATTTTGCGCCAGCAGAACGCCGTCCAGAGACGGAATATTGATATCAAGAAAAATGGCGTCGACGCGGTGATGCTGCAAAAACTTCAGCACATCCAGACCGTCGTCAAACGTGCCGACAATCTCCATCTGGCTGTGTTCTTTAATCAGCCAACTGAGTTCCTGTTGGGCAAGGAATTCATCTTCAACGATGATGACTTTCACAGTGTTACTCCGGCTTAAAGCAATAACGTGGCGGGCGTCGCGGTCGCGGTGTGCTGGTTCGGCACATAAAAGGCGATTTCGGTACCTGGCTCCAGGCGGCGAATATGCAGACCTTCACCGTATAACAGCTTAACGCGATGATGGACATTAAGCAGACCAATTTTATTGCCCGGCATTTCGTTGGATTCCACACGCTCAATCACTTTTGGATCGATACCGTGGCCGGTGTCTCTTACGGCAATGCGCACCCGGTTACCACACTCGGCGACGCTAATCGTCACCACGCCTTTCCCTTTACAGGGCTGAATGCCATGGACAATGGCGTTCTCGACTAACGGTTGTATCAGCAGGCTGGGGATGGAGCAGTTGACCTCTTCATCAATATCATAAATCACGGTCAGCTTGTCACCAAAACGGGCCTGTTCAATGGCAATGTAATCCTTGATTTGGTACAGCTCTTTTTTGATGTCGATTTGCTCGTCATCCTTTAACTCAATGTTATAGCGCAGGTAACGCGACAAATTAAAAATGAGCTGACGGGCCGTGTCCGGATTAAGCCGAATCGATGACGAAATCGCGTTCAGGGCGTTAAACAGGAAATGAGGATTAATTTTACTTTGCAGCGCGCGTAGCTCTGCCTTATTTGCCATCTCCCGCAATTGCTCGGTGCGGGACACCTCGAGCTGGGTCGAGATAATTTGCGACAGACCTATTGCCATCTCCTGCAATGACGAGGTGATCTGATGGGCGTGGCAGTAATAAATTTTCAGCGTGCCGGTCACGACGCCTTTTTCCCATAATGGAATGACCAGCATGGAGTGAATTTCTGGCGTGCGGTGTGCTTCATCATTGTTTTTAATAATGATTTCACCGTGATTGATCGCCTGCTGGGTGGTCGGGCTGACGAAGTCATCGTGATTGCGGTAGTTGGCTTCTCCGACACCGACGTAGGCCAGCACGTGCTGGGTATTGGTAATTGCCACCGCATCGGCGTGGATATCGTGACGAATAATTTCGCAGATCTGGCGCAGCGATTCACTGTTGACCTGGCGAAACAAGGGCAGGGTTTTATTGGCGATATCCAGTGCCAGCTTGGCCTGCCGCGCGGCGCTCGCTTCCTTCTCACCCTCAACGCTCTGTACCAGCAGCACGATAAACCCGATACAGACGCTGCCGAGGATCATCGGAATACCGATTTTCGAGACGATATCCAGCCCCAGTTCGGTGGTTGGCGCCCAGAGGACAACCAGGATCATCGTCAGCGTTTCACAAAGCATGCCGCCTAAAATCCCGGCGCGCCAGTGTTGGGCTTTGGGGATCTTACGGTTAATCCAGCCGGCAAGACACCCCGCCAGAATACTGGTGATAAAGCAGGGGATCGCCGTCACGCCACCAATGTCGATCAGATAGCGGTGCGTCCCGGCAATCACCCCCGTAATAATACCTACCCACGGACCAAACAGGATCCCGCCTGACATCACGGCAATAATACGCACGTTCACCAGTGAACCTTCTACCGGCACGCCGGACCAGGTACTGAACAATGCGAACATCGAAAAAATGGCGGTAACGGCGAGCAGTTCTTTTGGCGTATGGGCAGACTTATGCAGCAGCTCGCGAAACAGGCGGATGCGGATGAGAAAGAACAGACAGAATAGCATCAGCGCAGCCCGGTCAAAGACGGCCAGCAGCATGGTAAATATTTCGTGCACGGGGGGACTCTTGCCAAAGGGTTAAAGGACTATGATAGGTAACCGCAGGGCGGATGACCAGCCTGCTGAGATCGGGTGGCTAATGAGGAAAAACCTCAATTTTAAAAGGGGATTGATGAATGATTGGTGTATTTACAATACATCTCATAAAACGCGGGCTTTCATGGTTACTACCATAACAACAGAGTGTTATAAAAACGTAACATTTAACGGCGACGAAAACGAATCACTTCCTCTTTTAAAATTGATATTCCTCTTTTGAGAAACAAAAAAATATTTTCCTTTCCCTCTCGACAGAGGGATTTTAATCAGGCTATTTTCTAAACATGCCACCATCGTGGCAGCGTCGCTCGGACGGTCCGGGCGCTAACGTGAATCTGAGGAAATTATGGCTGACTCTCGCCCTGAACGTCGCTTTACGCGTATTGATCGTCTCCCCCCCTACGTTTTTAACATCACGGCTGAACTGAAGATGGCTGCGCGTCGGCGCGGCGAAGATATTATCGACTTCAGCATGGGGAACCCGGACGGCCCAACGCCGCCTCACATCGTCGAAAAACTGTGTACCGTGGCGCAGCGCCCCGATACGCACGGTTATTCCACTTCTCGCGGTATCCCACGCCTGCGTCGGGCCATCTCCCGCTGGTATCAGGAACGCTATGAAGTTGATATCGATCCGGAATCTGAAGCGATCGTCACCATTGGCTCAAAAGAGGGGCTGGCGCACCTGATGCTGGCGACGCTCGATCATGGCGATACGGTGCTGGTGCCGAACCCCAGCTATCCCATCCATATCTACGGCGCGGTGATTGCTGGCGCTCAGGTGCGTTCTGTTCCGCTGGTGGAAGGTATCGATTTCTTCAACGAACTGGAACGCGCGATTCGCGAAAGTTATCCGAAACCGAAGATGATGATCCTCGGTTTCCCGTCTAACCCGACGGCGCAGTGCGTTGAGTTAGAATTTTTTGAGAAAGTGGTCGCGCTGGCGAAGCGTTACGATGTACTGGTGGTGCACGATTTGGCTTACGCCGACATCGTTTACGATGGCTGGAAAGCGCCGTCCATCATGCAGGTGCCAGGGGCGCGCGACGTGGCGGTAGAGTTTTTCACGCTGTCGAAAAGTTACAACATGGCCGGCTGGCGCATTGGCTTTATGGTGGGCAACAAAACGCTGGTCAATGCCCTGGCGCGGATTAAGAGCTATCACGACTACGGTACGTTTACCCCGCTGCAGGTTGCTGCCATTGCGGCGCTGGAAGGCGATCAGCAGTGCGTGCGTGATATCGCCGAGCAGTATAAGCGTCGCCGTGACGTGCTGGTGAAAGGGCTGCATGAGGCCGGGTGGATGGTCGAAATGCCGAAGGCCTCGATGTACGTGTGGGCGAAGATCCCGGAACAGTATGCCGGGATGGGGTCGCTGGACTTCGCGAAAAAACTATTGAACGACGCTAAAGTGTGCGTGTCGCCCGGAATTGGCTTTGGTGATTACGGTGATACCCATGTGCGTTTCGCGCTGATTGAGAACCGCGATCGTATCCGTCAGGCGATCAGAGGGATTAAATCGATGTTCCGCGCCGATGGCTTGCTGCCTGCCGGAACGAAATCGGCCTCTGAAACCCTCGAGTAAAACGTTCTGTCCATCCAAACGCAAACAGGAGCCATCGGCTCCTGTTTTTTTGCTGCATTGTTGTCTTTAGATCATCAGAGCAAACGTACCGGCCCAAACGATGACCATAAAAGAAATGCCCATAAAGAAATATTTCACTTTCATCTCTCCGCGTAATGACTGATACGCCTGAATGAATTTTATCTCATCTGATTATAGAGAGCTGATACCGGTAAAAACGAAACCCGGAATGTTCCCCGTTTCGTCTGCGGTATCACCTCAGAATTCTGTGCGTTGATTGCTCCAGACGGCGCTAATGTACGCCTAAAAAAGGGGCAAGACAATAGACATTTTCTTATTTACTTTTAGTAACTTACAACTGTCGGGATTCGGCGACAGTATAATTGCAGAGGGTAATAAATCACCATTGAGCGACGCGATTTATAGCGCAAAAAACGAGGATGAAAACCATAGCGTAATCAAGGTTGTTGGTGGGTGGCAGACAATAAAAAAGGCCTTGCGGCCTTCTTTAAATGTAGAGTGAGGCTTCACCCAATGGACGGGTTTTAAAGCGGCGGTGGATCCAGAGATATTGCTCAGGGGCGCGCATGATCTCTTTCTCGATAATCTTGTTCATATAGGCGGCTGCCAGGTTTTCATCTGCCGGGTAGCCCTTCATCTCAGGGGAGATATACAGACGGTATCCGGCGTTACCGGCTTTTCTGACCATCGTCACGGTGAGCATGGCCGAACCTGACAAGCGCGACAGCACATAGGTACCATTAGTGGTCGCCACGTCTTTAACGGCGAAGAACGGGGCGAATGAACTGCCTTTCGGGCCGTAATCCTGGTCCGGTGCAAACCAGACGGCTTCACCTTTCTTCAGGGCGCCGACGATGCCGCGCAGATTGTTTCTGCCGATCATGGCTTTATTCGAACGCATCCGTCCGCGGGTCTGTACCCACTCCATCAGCGGATTGTTGTGCGGACGATAGGTCGCCATCATCGGTTGGCAAAGACCCATCACCCGGCCACCGAGTTCCAGTGACATAAAGTGAACGCCAACAACCATCACGCCGCGATTTTGCGCTTGTGCGCGTTGCAGGTTGTCCAGTCCCTCAACATCAAACCATTTACGCACGCGACGGTCCGGCCAGAACCAGGCCATGCCGGTTTCCAGCAGCGCCATACCAAGAGAACGGAAATTCTCTTCGATCATCTTTTCTCTCTGTTCCTGAGAATAAGACGGGAAGCAGAGCTCAAGGTTTTTACGGGCGATGGATTCGCGACGTTTCAGAAAAGGGCGTGCCAGTGACCCCGTCCGGGTGCCGAGAAAGCACAAAACAGGGTAGGGAAGTTGCACCAATAACCAAAGCACACCGAGACCAAACCAGGTGAGCCAGTAACGCGGATGCAGAAACGCGCGGGAAAATTTGCATGTTGGGAACATAAATACCTTCTATTGATACCCATTTTTGTATCGCAGAAGACGTATTCTCCAACGCGGTACACTCAATGTTTTAGGCCATCATGTACGACAATGGTTCCTGCAAAGAGTGTAAAACTGCGTCAGGATAAAACCACGAGGGGCATGAATGCTGGACGTATAATGTACCATCCGGGGATTAATGTAAGCCACAAATAATTAATCAAGAAGCGTAAATATTTGCATTGCGTATAAAAAATAATGACGTTGTTTTTAATGGGTTGTTTTTAATAAGGTTAGAAAAGCACAATGCGGAATATTCGTATAATTACAATTGTTATAAATGGGTTATGAGATTTGCCGGAGGGGCCGCTTTAGCTTATGATTGAAAATATAAGGAGAGTAAGTATTTACGTTTTGAGTTCACGCAAAAAGGAGGTACAGCGATGATCTTTTTTTTAGCCTTTCTGCTCGTGAGTATGCTGGGCGTCAGCGGCTATATCGCGCAGGTTTTAGGTTGGGTATCAGCCATTAGCGCGTTTGTCGGCATGGTCATTCTGGCGGTGCTGATATACTACACCACGATGTGGTTGACTGCGGGTGATGAAATGGTCACAGGATTGTTTCTTTTTCTTTCACCTGCCTGCGGCCTGATCATTCGTTTTATGGTGGGGTACGGTAAGCGTTAATTGGCCCGGCAATAAAGCATTAATATTGATGATTGCCATTTTTTATATCGGGTGATCACGTCGTATGAGAAAGTGCCAGTTAACTGGCACTTTCGTTGTCAGGATCAACAAAACCGACCCGGTTAATTCCCTTCTTACTCCCTTCGCGCCTTAATCGGCGACTGACCACTCCTGCGGATAGCGTGCGGGCACGAAACGCAGCGTGAGCGCCATCAACCCGGCCACACAGAGGGCGTGGAACGTCCAGTCAAGCCAGTAATTGCCGCTCAGGCTACGCAAGATACCGGAGAACCAGGGAGAGAGGCCGGCGATAATAAAGCCAATCCCCTGCATAAAAGCGACTAATTTGCCAGATATTACCGGATGTTGGGCATGGTCGAGCGCCAGCACGAGGCATAAAGGAAATGCGCCGCCAAGGCCGATACCACAAACCACGGCCCAGAGGATTGGCAGTTGCGCAGGCCAGAGAATAAAACCGCAAAAGCCAAGCATCTGTAGGGCCAGCGTGAAGAGCAGCAGTTTACGGCGATCCTGATGACGCGCGAGCATCGGTAATACCAGCGCCCCCGCCGTCTGACCGACGGTCATCAGAGCCAGCAGCGTGCCGCTGAACTGCGCGCTTTCGCCCAACTGAATATAGTACGGTGGTAGCCAGGCGATCAGGCTACCGTAACCACCATTGATCACGCCAAAATAGAGTCCCAGCGTCCAGGCGCGGGGGTTGAGTACGACGCGCACGGCGGCACTTTTCGGGTGAGATGAAGGCATCTCTGTTGAGCGACGTTGCGCCAGCCAACCGACCAGGGCAACCAGCGCGGGCAGGGCCCACCATGCCAGCGAGCGGTGCCAGAGTTCACTGTGCTGTGCGATCCACGGCGTCATCGCCGCGCCGAGTCCCCCTCCGCCCATCAGTGCAGCTGACCAGAGCCCCATGACCTGCGGCATGCGACGGTGAAAAAGACGCTTAATCACCGTTGGCATTACGACCTGAACGATCCCAATACCGATACCGCCCAGCAGAGCGCTGCTGAGCAGCACAACGCTGTGCGGCGCCAGCTCGCGAAGCAACGCGCCAGCCATAATCATCAACAAACTTAAGGCGACGCTGAGACGCTCGCTGATATGGCGATTGATCCACCCACCGGCCAGCGCCAGCGCGCCCATGGCGATCATTGGTAATGCCGTGAGCAGCGACGCCACGGCAAAGCTCATACCGCTGGCGGCACGCAGTTGCGGCAGAAGCGGGCCGACAGAGGTCAGCAGCGGACGCATATTCAGGCCAATCAGTACCAGAACCAGCAGGACCAGGCCAACGCGCGGGGTTTTGTTCATGACTGTTTTTCAGCGAAGCGTTGGTAAACCGCCAGCCCATTGGGCTGTGGAAGATGATGAACAGGCAGGGTTTGTTGAGCGAGGGGCTGCTGTAATTGCTGATAAATTGCCGCAGTGGAGAGACGGAATGTTTCGCCATCGCCATTGCTGTTGGCGAACCAGACTTCTTTTACGCCGGTGAGATACATGGCGCTAAGGCACATCGGGCACGGCTGGCCGCTGGCGTAAACCACGCATTCACGAAGCGCCGCGCTGCCTGAATGGGCCGCAATCGCCCGAATGGCGTTGAGCTCAGCATGCCCGGTGGGATCATCATCCAGGTGCAGGGTGTTGACGGCTTCGGCGATCGCTTCGCCGTTGCGGACGATGATCGCGCCAAACGGGCGTCCACCCTGTTCAACGTTGCGGGCTGCCAGGGCCAGCGCCTGTTGCAGATAGTTATCATGTGCAGACATGCTTTACTCCTGTGAGCAGAGAAAAGAAGAACGATACGCCTGCGCGTACCGTTCTGATGGATTAGAAAGGCTTCGTCGGTAAATATTTGCCATCCAGGGTAATCACGGCGCGCTCGCCGCCTTCCGGGTCTGCCACTTTTTTTACATCCAGCTTGAAATTAATGGCGCTAATAATGCCGTCGCCAAATTTTTCGTGAACCAGCGCTTTCAGCGTGGTGCCGTAAACCTGCAACATCTCATAGAAACGGTACATCGTCGGGTCTGTCGGTACGCGATCGTCAATACTGCCGCGCAGTGGAATGGTCTGTAACAACAGTACCGCATCGTTGTCGAGGGCCAGTTTCTCGCCAACGAGACGCGCAGCATCGGCCGGGAGGGCGTGTTGACCGAGCAGTGCGGCAGTGACAAACGCTTCTGATAAGCCGGTGCCGTCCGCAAGTTGGGCAAACGTGAGATCTTTTCTGGCTTTGCTCAGCAGGATCTGATCGGCCAGGGCCAGGCGAATATCGCGGTTAATTTGCGACTGAATCATAATGGAACCTCTTTGATAGATTAATAAATAGCTCAGGCTGCGGATGACTGGCGATAAGGCATCGCGCAGGTGTTCGGGTTTTTTGCCAGTGAGACGAACCGTCCGCTGGCGCCGTCGTAAGCAGCAATCTCTGCGCTTTCGATGTCGTAGACCCAGCCGTGGAGCGCAACGCGCCCCTCTTCAAGCGCGAGACGCACTGAGGGGTGGGTCTGAATGTTGGCGAGTTGTGCGATGACGTTTTCACGCACCATCGAGGCCGTTTTCTCGGCCAAAGAGGCGTGCTCGCGTGACTCGTTGACCACGCGAGCGGAGTCCGCATAGCGCAACCAGTGATCGACGGCTGGCATGTGGTCCAGGCAGTGACATCCGGCTATCGCGGTCATCGCGCCGCAGTCGGAGTGCCCACAGATAACAATGTCGGTGACACGAAGCGCAGAGACGGCGTATTCCACTGAGGCGGTCACCCCGCCGGGTTCCGGTCCATATGACGGCACAATATTGCCGGCGTTGCGGATCACGAACAGATCGCCTGGCTCGCGCTGCGTGACCAGTTCGGGAACCAGACGGCTGTCCGAACAGGAGATGAATAACGCACGGGGGTTTTGTTGGGTAGCAAGGCGTCTGAATAATTCCGCGCGTTCAGGAAATACATTGCGCTGAAATTTCAGGAAACCATCAATAATCTCTTTCACGAATAATCCTCTGTCTCGCTATGCGATGAACACAGGCTACGCGCTTCGTATCATAAGATAAAAGACTCATTTATAATGGAGTCTATTGGAAAAATTTATAGGTAAAGGCGATGCTGGATCGACACACCCACTATTTTCTTGCCGTGGCGGAGCATCACGGATTCACCCGTGCAGCGGCGGCGCTGCACGTTTCGCAACCGGCGCTTTCGCAGCAAATCAGACAGCTGGAGGAGATGTTGGGCGTGCAGTTGTTCGATCGCAGCGGGCGTACGACCCGATTGACCGACGCGGGAGAGGTCTATCTGCGCTATGCGCGCAGCGCGCTACAGGCGCTGGAAGAGGGCAAACGCGCCATTCATGATGTGGAGGATCTGAGCCGGGGTTCCCTGCGCGTTGCGGTTACGCCGACCTTTACCGCCTGGTTTATTGGCCCGTTACTGGCTGAATTCTATACCCGCTATCCCAATATAACCTTACAGCTACAGGAAATATCGCAGGACAGAATCGAAGAGCGGCTGGTTAATGATGAACTGGATGTCGGTATTGCCTTCGACGAGGTTCACTCTCCGGATATTGACGCGCAGCCGCTGCTGACCGAAAACCTGGCTTTGGTCGTGGCGAATCACCATCCGCTGGCGGCGCAAACGTCGGTAGATTTGAGCGTGCTCAATGACGAAAAGTTGATTTTATTGAGCGCAGAGTTTGCTACCCGGGAACAGATTGACCGTTACTGCCGTCAGGCAGGGCTGCGACCGCAGATTCTCATGGAGGTCAACTCCATCAGCGCGGTGCTGGAACTGGTGCGGCGCACCGGATTATCCACGCTGCTGCCGGCGCCCATCGCCGCACAGAGTCACTATCTACAGGCGATTTCACTGACCCCACAACTCCTCGAACGCACGGCCGTATTAATGCAGCGAAAAGGTGCCTGGCGAACCGCTGCCGCCAGGGCGTTTGTCGCGATGGCGCAGGAAGGCGCGAAGGCAGTATCAACGGCGAGCTAAGCGGGGATCCGGCAAGGCAAACTGCGGATCAGATAGTGATTGCATAAGGAAATCAGTTTGGGTATTTTTATGCAGTAAATGTGCATAAAAATAACAGGAGAAGGGAATGTTCAGTCAGTGGATAAAAGCAGGATGTTTGATGATGGCGTTGACCGGGGCCGCTTTCGCAGCACAAGAAACTTACGTGGTCGGCGCGGGTGGCA
It encodes:
- a CDS encoding DUF2058 family protein, which codes for MTKLTLQEQMLKAGLVTSKKMAKVQRTAKKSRVQAREAREAVEENKKAQLERDKQLSEQQKQATLAKEFKAQVKQLIEMNRITVAKGDIGFNFTDNNLIKKIEVDKLTQAQLINGRLAIARLATDNSDESEYAIIPASVADKIAQRDANSIVLHSALSQEEQDEDDPYADFKVPDDLMW
- the ypdK gene encoding membrane protein YpdK; the encoded protein is MKYFFMGISFMVIVWAGTFALMI
- a CDS encoding MFS transporter codes for the protein MNKTPRVGLVLLVLVLIGLNMRPLLTSVGPLLPQLRAASGMSFAVASLLTALPMIAMGALALAGGWINRHISERLSVALSLLMIMAGALLRELAPHSVVLLSSALLGGIGIGIVQVVMPTVIKRLFHRRMPQVMGLWSAALMGGGGLGAAMTPWIAQHSELWHRSLAWWALPALVALVGWLAQRRSTEMPSSHPKSAAVRVVLNPRAWTLGLYFGVINGGYGSLIAWLPPYYIQLGESAQFSGTLLALMTVGQTAGALVLPMLARHQDRRKLLLFTLALQMLGFCGFILWPAQLPILWAVVCGIGLGGAFPLCLVLALDHAQHPVISGKLVAFMQGIGFIIAGLSPWFSGILRSLSGNYWLDWTFHALCVAGLMALTLRFVPARYPQEWSVAD
- a CDS encoding DUF2545 family protein codes for the protein MIFFLAFLLVSMLGVSGYIAQVLGWVSAISAFVGMVILAVLIYYTTMWLTAGDEMVTGLFLFLSPACGLIIRFMVGYGKR
- a CDS encoding RluA family pseudouridine synthase; the encoded protein is MSTIIDTFIAPPCDDEIETLYQDDHLVLINKPAGLLSLSGKHPQNLDSVHYRLVQQFPGCTLVHRLDFGTSGLMVVARNKAINAALCHQFSQRTVSKVYSALLCGHLDADEGTIDAPIAKDPALFPRMTICPLKGKPARSRYQVVERVVRQLADGTMMPLTRVQLTPETGRTHQLRIHCQRVGHPILGCDLYGGRLQPGTEQASRLMLHASELRFVHPVSGEHINAHHPAPF
- a CDS encoding nucleoside deaminase, yielding MSAHDNYLQQALALAARNVEQGGRPFGAIIVRNGEAIAEAVNTLHLDDDPTGHAELNAIRAIAAHSGSAALRECVVYASGQPCPMCLSAMYLTGVKEVWFANSNGDGETFRLSTAAIYQQLQQPLAQQTLPVHHLPQPNGLAVYQRFAEKQS
- the lpxP gene encoding kdo(2)-lipid IV(A) palmitoleoyltransferase, giving the protein MFPTCKFSRAFLHPRYWLTWFGLGVLWLLVQLPYPVLCFLGTRTGSLARPFLKRRESIARKNLELCFPSYSQEQREKMIEENFRSLGMALLETGMAWFWPDRRVRKWFDVEGLDNLQRAQAQNRGVMVVGVHFMSLELGGRVMGLCQPMMATYRPHNNPLMEWVQTRGRMRSNKAMIGRNNLRGIVGALKKGEAVWFAPDQDYGPKGSSFAPFFAVKDVATTNGTYVLSRLSGSAMLTVTMVRKAGNAGYRLYISPEMKGYPADENLAAAYMNKIIEKEIMRAPEQYLWIHRRFKTRPLGEASLYI
- a CDS encoding alanine transaminase gives rise to the protein MADSRPERRFTRIDRLPPYVFNITAELKMAARRRGEDIIDFSMGNPDGPTPPHIVEKLCTVAQRPDTHGYSTSRGIPRLRRAISRWYQERYEVDIDPESEAIVTIGSKEGLAHLMLATLDHGDTVLVPNPSYPIHIYGAVIAGAQVRSVPLVEGIDFFNELERAIRESYPKPKMMILGFPSNPTAQCVELEFFEKVVALAKRYDVLVVHDLAYADIVYDGWKAPSIMQVPGARDVAVEFFTLSKSYNMAGWRIGFMVGNKTLVNALARIKSYHDYGTFTPLQVAAIAALEGDQQCVRDIAEQYKRRRDVLVKGLHEAGWMVEMPKASMYVWAKIPEQYAGMGSLDFAKKLLNDAKVCVSPGIGFGDYGDTHVRFALIENRDRIRQAIRGIKSMFRADGLLPAGTKSASETLE
- a CDS encoding GAF domain-containing protein; the encoded protein is MHEIFTMLLAVFDRAALMLFCLFFLIRIRLFRELLHKSAHTPKELLAVTAIFSMFALFSTWSGVPVEGSLVNVRIIAVMSGGILFGPWVGIITGVIAGTHRYLIDIGGVTAIPCFITSILAGCLAGWINRKIPKAQHWRAGILGGMLCETLTMILVVLWAPTTELGLDIVSKIGIPMILGSVCIGFIVLLVQSVEGEKEASAARQAKLALDIANKTLPLFRQVNSESLRQICEIIRHDIHADAVAITNTQHVLAYVGVGEANYRNHDDFVSPTTQQAINHGEIIIKNNDEAHRTPEIHSMLVIPLWEKGVVTGTLKIYYCHAHQITSSLQEMAIGLSQIISTQLEVSRTEQLREMANKAELRALQSKINPHFLFNALNAISSSIRLNPDTARQLIFNLSRYLRYNIELKDDEQIDIKKELYQIKDYIAIEQARFGDKLTVIYDIDEEVNCSIPSLLIQPLVENAIVHGIQPCKGKGVVTISVAECGNRVRIAVRDTGHGIDPKVIERVESNEMPGNKIGLLNVHHRVKLLYGEGLHIRRLEPGTEIAFYVPNQHTATATPATLLL
- a CDS encoding cold shock domain-containing protein, yielding MAMNGTITTWFKDKGFGFIKDENGDNRYFHVIKVANPELIKKDAAVTFEPTTNNKGLSAYAVKVVPDSKYIYIAGERLKLTSIKSFVVFSEEVPADTPIDKENAVLSVGLLMSSIRPKTAEKAGEMRTVKKLAITTFQGTTLIFSEDEIDIESTVKMLKV
- a CDS encoding response regulator; the protein is MKVIIVEDEFLAQQELSWLIKEHSQMEIVGTFDDGLDVLKFLQHHRVDAIFLDINIPSLDGVLLAQNISQFAHKPFIVFITAWKEHAVEAFELEAFDYILKPYQESRIVGMLQKLETAWQQQQSGAAAVGPVTRENDTINLIKDERIIVTPINDIYYAEAHEKMTFVYTRRESYVMPINITEFCNKLPPSHFFRCHRSFCVNLNKIREIEPWFNNTYILRLKDLEFEIPVSRSKVKEFRQLMHL